A single region of the Bartonella harrusi genome encodes:
- a CDS encoding helix-turn-helix domain-containing protein gives MQTKNPHFNDISIGKKIRLRREMIGISQKQLGNQLGITFQQIQKYETGFNRVGAGRLQEIANILDVPISFFYTEISTKTKENISYPLDEGISSKEEYLLLKSFRMLKTKKQKAILWLISE, from the coding sequence GTGCAAACCAAAAATCCGCATTTTAACGATATTTCTATCGGCAAGAAAATTCGCTTAAGAAGAGAAATGATAGGGATTTCTCAAAAACAATTAGGCAACCAATTAGGAATAACCTTTCAGCAAATCCAAAAATATGAAACAGGCTTCAATCGTGTAGGAGCAGGACGCTTGCAAGAAATTGCCAACATACTGGATGTTCCTATTTCCTTTTTTTATACCGAAATCTCGACAAAGACAAAAGAGAATATCTCATACCCTCTTGATGAAGGCATATCGAGCAAAGAGGAATATTTACTTTTGAAAAGTTTCAGGATGCTCAAAACGAAAAAACAAAAAGCAATTTTGTGGTTGATTTCTGAGTAA
- a CDS encoding helix-turn-helix domain-containing protein: protein MQDKNPHSNDISIGKKIRLRREMMGISQKQLGNQLGITFQQIQKYETGFNRVGAGRLQEIANILDVPITFFYTEISTKENISYPLDEGISSKEEYLLLKSFRMLKTKKQKAILWLISE, encoded by the coding sequence GTGCAAGACAAAAATCCACATTCTAACGATATTTCTATAGGCAAGAAAATTCGCTTAAGAAGAGAAATGATGGGAATTTCTCAAAAACAACTAGGCAACCAATTAGGAATAACCTTTCAACAAATCCAAAAATATGAAACAGGCTTCAATCGTGTAGGGGCAGGACGCTTGCAAGAAATTGCCAACATACTGGATGTTCCTATTACCTTTTTTTATACCGAAATCTCGACAAAAGAGAATATTTCATACCCTCTTGATGAAGGCATATCGAGCAAAGAGGAATATTTGCTTTTGAAAAGTTTCAGGATGCTCAAAACGAAAAAACAAAAAGCAATTTTGTGGTTGATTTCTGAATAA